The Cygnus olor isolate bCygOlo1 chromosome 19, bCygOlo1.pri.v2, whole genome shotgun sequence DNA window GTGCCAGTTCTGTCTAAATTCAGGTCTGCAAAACACAGACTGGAATTTGGAAGATGGCTGCTATGTGAATCCACACGATTTGTCCTGTCAGGCCAGGATTCTTACTGGCAATGGCTGGCACCAGCCCACTGCTAAGAAGGCCCAAGAAATCCTGCTGCACACTAATCAGGTGTAACCTGCTCTGAGGGCAAGTTTCTTCCTGATCCTGACAAATATTGTGAATTTAAACCACGGTACATGAAAATTTATTACCCTGcacattttgttattattttattaagtgGAAAGTTCTTTATGTAACtatgtctttctttctccacagcaatgtaaaacactgttttgaTCCTGCCTAagtttctgtaagaaaaatactCAGGCAATGACATCTGCAGCCCTGCTATAAGGACAGCCTTACATTTGATAGCTGGCCTTTTTGATAGCTTTTTGTGTGCTGCAGCCTCAAGTGGAACACCTGTATTTACAAAGATTAGGAACCCAGAAACCTTTCCATTCTCATCTCCActttggctgctgcttctgaaatgctttaagACTCCCAATCTCCAGAGAAAATATCCACATGTTCCTTTCTCAGTTTGTTCACAGTGCGACCAAATATTCACAGTGGGGCCTATTCTCTGGGAGCTAATATTCAGTGGGTTTGATCATGTGGAGAACATCTGTGAAAGGATCTCATATCTCTTTATAGTTCTTATCCACTGTGGAAAAGCGTATGAGGTGAATTTCAGGGGGCTTTGGCTTCCTGTCATCCCATAAATACTCTGGAGAGAGTACTTTGGAGGGTTTGTGGGAGAGAAAGTGTCTGTTGAGGTGGCTTTCTTCCTTCCAGGCCGCCATGATTCCGTTGGCTTTGTCTGTCAGGATCATCATGTGGCAAGTCTTGGTGAACTCATAGACCTTCCTGACCAGTCCTCCAAACACGGCTCCTCCGTAGTAGAAGTCCCCTTCTCCATCAGGGATGTAGGCTGCTGAAGAGCTCCTTCTCTCATACGGGAACTGGCTTCGAGGGACGTTGAAATAGCCAGGGTGTATGGCTGCTACCATGTCACCCAGGGTCTCAGGCCCCCAGGCGTTGCAGAACACCATGTCAATGTGCAGGCAGAAGAGGTAGTCCACCTCCTGGTGGCTCGTCTCTGCTATGTGCTTATTTATGGCCTCCATCCTGCGCATGGAGAACTCCTGCCAGCTGGGGTACTTCTTGACAGGGACAATGACAAATCTTCGACCAGGTTGCAGCTGGACGTTGGGGATTGTCTCAGCGTTGTCAGTGAAGATATAATAGTTCACCCGGTAGCCTTTCATGAAATGTTTCTCTGCTGACTCCAAGAAGCGGCCCACAAACCTTGTGTATCTGTACGGACACATAGGAATAGCACAGCAGAGACATGGGGCTGCATGGTGGATTATAAAGGGTACTTTAATGAGTGAAGACAAGAGATGAAGAGTGTTGACTAGCTATTGCTGCAAGGATACATACGCTGCACATGCAGTAAAGTTCCGTGGACAAGGAACGAGTGGATTATCCCTGCTTTAAACAACCAACCGCCTATCTACATATCTTTAATTCCCAAGGCACCTGCCAGTTCTTTATAAATCTTGACCACACTTCAGGTATCTTGGGTGCTGAATCGTCTTATAGGCTTGTATGATTATGGCCACAACACACAGGCATTAAAATTTACTACAGATTGGAACAGACTTCAGCTCTGCTGAGGAcaagaaaagccaaaacaagCTTTCCACAGGCGAAGAACATCAACCCCAGAGCTGTGTCCCCTGAACGGTTCACTTACTTCCCAACAGCAAAGGCTGTTACCCCTATGGTGAGATTCAGTGGCAGGTAGGCACTGTCCAGGATCTCAGGACTGAAGGTACCGTCCCAAATGATGGGGGCCAGCCATGGTGTGACTGTTAGCACATCCTGACgcctgaaagaaaagaaagggaatgtTAACGAAATGTAGCTGCTCCCTTTGGTTTCAAGCCCAGTCAATGGGAAAGAAGCACCGAAGAGTGTATCAGCATTAACTTATTATGGATGGTATTTTGTTCAGGTATTTTCCTGCACTCTTATTTAATTTCATAGAGCATAGACATTTCAGTTCCTGGGATGAAATTCAGCACTGTTTACAGaattggcaaaagaaaaaaaaagtgattgtaCACTAAAATCTCATTTAAGTTTATAGGACTTCTCTGCTGAAGAGAGTTTAATGACCACTAAACACACAGAATGGGAAGCTACACGTTTGCTATCACTGATGAAGATAGCTACTTATGAATTAATGCGGAagtaataatataaaaattactaTAGAAATATACCCCATTGTCATTGTATTATTAAAACACAGCTTGTGGCATGACAGTctatttttccagtatttataTATAGCTTTAATACATTCAGATACAATTTACAATTCTGTGTGTGAGCCATCATTCAAATGTGCAACAATTATAGAAAATCCTTAATATTCTTTGTGTGTGGGTGGTGGAAATTTTGAATATACATGCAGCAGAGTCCGACTATGCCCAATTACAGTTATGCAATGCTATTTCGGCTTTCTTCCTTGTTTCCAGAGTTTCCtacctttttgattttttaaacaggatGTTATTTACAATGTCCATTTTACCCTAGCCTGTTCACATTTCCACTAGACCTGTATCACCCTGCTAATGAAATTTGTCATGGCCACGTGGTGGAGGACCACACTCGGAGGCCAAAGCAGCCTCCCACCTGGCGCGCTCCCAATAACAGCCCAGGGACCTGTGCGGAGCAGTTTGATGCCTGAGGTAGCGGTACGCCTTCAACCCACATCTAATACTTTAATTCTGAGAGAATGTGAGAATAACAAGTTCACTCCCTCCTATAGTAAGGCGTACGATTAGAAGATGAAATCACATGAGAAGAATTTGGTttgtataaaatgtattaacTCAGCTGTTCTCCTTCTGGGTTAATTGGGGAGGGGGTGAGGACACGGcatagagagagaaaagagagggggaagaaggaaatctatgttgttttttctctaaatagGGCTCTTTTTTCATCGGATCTTACAGAGCTGCCCTGGGTTTCCCGATGACTCATTTCCATGGTATGCACCCACTCAGTGCACACGGGTCAACTCccttcagaaaacacagcactaaCAGCTACATGATACTCTCCGCGTTTACTTCAGTCCCTACACGAGCTGATTTTGCACATTAATTATTCCAACGTGGGGGAGAGAAATATTCGGGCCTCGCACATCCCATCAAAACAACAAGGTAAAAACCTTGCTACAGGGAGCGTTTATTAATGTGTGTCAGAATGGTGGCTGTTGAAGGGGAGCTGCTAGAGGTAAGAGTTGGGTCGTATGAGCTGGCCCAAAGGAGGCTGCTAACAAACACGAGCTGACAAGGAACATTTGCCTAAGGCACatcttggctgctgctgcctgaagccTTCCATGTCTGTTTAAAATCACTGGTTCGACTGCCTCTCAGACAGACTGGCCTTTATGAGTGCCTGTAATTTGTTCCAGGGTAAGATCCAGCAGGTTAGCTGAAACCATTGCTGAAGGTCATACAAGGCACTTGCTTGATTTTGCCCTGAAATGGATTCAAAGCTCACCCACAGCTGGTTAAAGCTATAGAACAGTTCCAGAAGTTATTTCTTACTGTCTTCCAGCCACTACATCTCCAATCTCAGAAAGAGTCCTTGGCAGCAGCTGTGTAGGCAGGCTGAATGTGTGCTAATGTATTAACTGGGAATTTACGGTAGGTATGGTAGCAAGTATACAATGACTGTGCTCAATCTTAGAGCAGCATAGACAGCTGTAAACATATACATGCAGTTAGGCTTCTCATGGAACAACGTACTGTTCAGTGTATATCAGAACTTTGAAATTTTGAGTGCTACAGAGCACCCAGACCAAAGTCAGCAGCTCTCTAACTTGCAAGagtaagaaacaaacagcaaagttcaaaaaaagaaacttactTTGGGGCCAGTACTCTTGGCTGCTGATAAAATAAtctgcaaaaaggaagaaatatccAC harbors:
- the LOC121057375 gene encoding globoside alpha-1,3-N-acetylgalactosaminyltransferase 1 isoform X1, yielding MFSRKVVGSLVCLSVVITLIWITVGNGKVHYLPYYLPCPEIFSMKLQYTEEKPIQLFPPLFYQQPRVLAPKRQDVLTVTPWLAPIIWDGTFSPEILDSAYLPLNLTIGVTAFAVGKYTRFVGRFLESAEKHFMKGYRVNYYIFTDNAETIPNVQLQPGRRFVIVPVKKYPSWQEFSMRRMEAINKHIAETSHQEVDYLFCLHIDMVFCNAWGPETLGDMVAAIHPGYFNVPRSQFPYERRSSSAAYIPDGEGDFYYGGAVFGGLVRKVYEFTKTCHMMILTDKANGIMAAWKEESHLNRHFLSHKPSKVLSPEYLWDDRKPKPPEIHLIRFSTVDKNYKEI
- the LOC121057375 gene encoding globoside alpha-1,3-N-acetylgalactosaminyltransferase 1 isoform X2; translation: MQLHETPIHRREANPTFPPWIFLPFCRLFYQQPRVLAPKRQDVLTVTPWLAPIIWDGTFSPEILDSAYLPLNLTIGVTAFAVGKYTRFVGRFLESAEKHFMKGYRVNYYIFTDNAETIPNVQLQPGRRFVIVPVKKYPSWQEFSMRRMEAINKHIAETSHQEVDYLFCLHIDMVFCNAWGPETLGDMVAAIHPGYFNVPRSQFPYERRSSSAAYIPDGEGDFYYGGAVFGGLVRKVYEFTKTCHMMILTDKANGIMAAWKEESHLNRHFLSHKPSKVLSPEYLWDDRKPKPPEIHLIRFSTVDKNYKEI